The genomic segment gtcaatgtctattgtttccaaatgccggctgagatcttttggcacggcacccaatgtgcccatcaccaccggaaccaccggttattattattattattattattattattattattattactattattattattatatttatatttatgcatTGCTTGATCTCTTCTGAAGGGGATTCAAAGCggaataaaatagaatagaagatttggactagatgaccttatgACCCTTGGGATTCCTTCCAACTTTAAAGTATAGTATATTTTAGAATAGACTGTTAATGGATGAATTTAATTATACACGCATTAAaatttttataattcatggttttatagagtctaattagagttttaattgatgtggtcctgttttattgtttattaatatgtcattttattgaatgtattttgggcaatgtaatttgctgactgttgtaagctgccctgagtccctccaggtgagaagggtggggtaaaaacgatgtaaataaataaataaataaataaataaatagactagaATAGAAgacttggactagatgacccttggagtcCCTCCCAGCTCTGTAGAATAAAATAGAATACTTAGATTACATGACCCTAGATGACAGTAGGGTTTCCTTCCAACTCCATAATGCAATGTCTATCAGAAAACCTGGGCTGgatgacctgtggggtccctttCAACAGAAGAGAATAGAAgacctggactagatgacccttaatGACTGTTGGGGCCCTTTCAACTCAATAGAATAGAAGACTTGTATTAGATGGCCCAACTCAATAGAATAGAATGGAAGACTTGGACTAGATTATccttggggccccttccaaccatTCTATAGAATAGAAGAAGAGAAGACTTACACTAGGTGACCCtcgatgacccttggggtctctttcaactcaatAGAATAGAAGACTTAGATTAGATGGCCCAACTCAATAGAAGATAATGGAAGActtggactagatgatccttggggccccttccaacaaTTCTATAGACTAGAATAGAAGAGAAgacctggactagatggccctcgaTGACCCTTGGGGCTCCTACCTTGGCTTCCTTCTCTTGCtcaaccttggagagctccttcacCTTCTCCACCATCTCCGCCATCTCCTTTATCCCCTCCTCCACCTTCTTGCCCAGGCTCTCGATGTTCTCCATCCTCGTGGTGTTCTCCGTCCTCGTGGACTTGCCACTCAGTAACTCCACTTCCTCCTTGCGCTCCGCCATTTCCTTTATCTGCGCCACGCTCTCAAGAGCCTCCGCCCTGTGCTTGGCTTCGCCCCTGGCCTCCTCAAATTTATCTGGGAGCGTGGCCAGCTCCTCGGCCAAGACCTGCTTCTTTGCCACGTTGTCCAGCTTTGAGACAGTCTCCACTCCTGGCCATTGGATCTCTCTAAGTTGGCTCATTTGCTCCTGAGAAGACCCTTTCTCCtctgctttctccttctctgttctctcctttctcctcttgAGTTCTTTCACTTGTTCGGCCAAGAAGTTGAGATAGTAGTCCTCGTCCATGTTGTCCAGGCTGTATTGCTGACTCAGCTCATTCCATCTGCGGCTCTTGCCGTCTCTGTCTTGAAGGAGCTCGTTGATCTCCTGGACCTGGTCCCACACTCGTTCCTTCATGGTCTTGCTTCTTTCTGAAAGGGCCTCGCACTCCCTCTCCTTCTGGGCCAGCACCAACTCCAGATGGATCACCTTGAGCTTTATCTCTTGGTACCGGCTCTTCCACCCTTTCAGCTCTGGGTCTTCTTCCTTGCTGTCATCTTTTTCGTTGTCTCTGTTGTTGTTCTGACCATTGAGGTTGAGGCTGAGACTGCTCACCTCAGTCTGTTTCCCGCTCTCCAATGGGATCTACAAACACAAATATTTTTATCTCTAAgtactaggcatgtgtgatccatgaaaaaaatagttcaatactcgCTTTGAAAGTAAGGGGCGttggcactttgtttctaaagtcatttccaaattttgaagcaaaaagttcaaaactttccgaaaGTTCCAAGTCTTTGTATGTACCTTGTTAATAGCGGGTGTGCATGAAGGGAaacattgtcaatggggaaaattgaggggcttctctctccctcatttcttgacctatcctaatgaaatttgctacagtgatagaacacatttactactgttagtgttatggttgagccttctggctccggtactaggagacggggtcgtaagactcctcgagagtcagactcttttgaggagcgtgaaaggaaacggctccgggacttatttgcagaaccaacagatgaagactcatttgagggttttaccgagggaatggaggaagagatggttagctcagaggaggatgacatggagtggactcgtgtgagggaggatttgggtgtccctcagcatgggaggcgattggcgggttgcaggatcagacccatggacgggctggagggatggagcgggatccacagctggggatgctgtggggcgtagtcaaaggtgttttagctctgatgaggatgatgatgatgaggcacctggaattaggatagcagctgacagcgatgaggagttatgaactgggataaaatggggtttaggatcaatggctaattgcgttgggcaaggtaatctggacaaacgcttgggctcttgttggggaacttcctgaagacgggtgtgattcgttgctggatacgtaagttaccaaggacactgggcatagacggcgggaggaactgtgtggggtttttctgtgcaacttgtgtttaatcttgatagcttggacctccgtcgtctttttgacggacattaattacctactctggattgacgctggactgactgactgactacgaccttggactatcccttctgtggctatcggtggaacttgtggaactttagacgtctgcacttggctttcgaccttggaccggattgggaccctgctgaccgccgttaccctgattgatgtgcctggacctggatttcgctcgttgcacggaggagtaaacagcctgagttactcatctgtagcttttgagtagcagagaggaatctgctgccagttttttgtgttcattttgacctctgtctaccaacttttgtttgtttaaattgccaggctgaagtaagcacttttgatttaatccggattaaactcctgtttaatccggtttattctttcgaaccgttttaattcaaacggagctgtttctgttacttttcacactgaagacaagtgtttgcctagtcctttgcttcctacgggcattttttagttctgtaacttcaataaactgtgttgtactctatttggtggcgttctgtctttgacagttaGCTCACCAAGTCTAAGgacatttgacttatcctcagagtTTTGgctaattttcaaaatttttatgaaaaaatattttttaaataatggtttggaagtgttattttctgtttcattgggttttctgtggctgagagtttgtggcttgcccaagatcacccagtgttttccatggctgagtgggaatcaaGCCataatcgtagtccaactctcaaaccagtacaccagCGGGCCATTTTGAGACACCATGCTATCTCAAAACAGcccgctgtttcttcctatgaggcttagccctgcTCTAACCACCCAGGAAGGAAAATGCTCATCTTTCCCTccgtctccttcccttccctggcAAGAGGCAGCCCTCGTTGCCGGGGagtgtttttctttccttcttttccccttccccgGCAGAAGTGCTATTGCCACTGAGgattctcatatatccgaagtttttctgaggccattaaataaatgggcttcaacactttgaattggaaGATTATTTCTGAAGGGCCAACCAATCTCAGAACCCCATTTGGAACCCAAaaagatatgatttttttttttacgatTGATGATTCTGAGAAATTTGCTCATCCCTACTATCTACCTATCTCTACTTATTTCTGTCTCTCTATCTCTCCATctccctgtgtgtgtgttttaagctATTACTagggtcattccatgccaagtggtctTAACCTTCCCACCATCACGTTCTCCagttttgttcaaattttagctgtAGCGCCAGTCAGGTGTTAAACTAAGTTTCACAAAATGTGAGGTTACTAACTCCAATAGTTgttggtctagagcaggggttctcaaactttttaagtggagggccaattcacagtcccacCGAATGTTGGGGgaccggactatgatgaaatagtccaaaatttggattgttgttgttgtgtgccttcaagtcatttcagacttaggtcaaccctaagtctaaagtttaggacagaggccaggtcaatgaccttggagggctgcatccagcccatgggccttagtttggggacccctgatctagaaaatctcaagaccacaggtaagcaaagagacctccaaagaccatctagatggtctcatgagaacgttggtaaggaaagggaccctcaaaggccatctagattatctcataaggctatcagaagaccatagataaggaaagagacctcaaagaccatctagatgatcgcataaggccatcagaagatcatagataagggaccctcaaaggccatctagatggtctcatatgaccataggtaaggaaagtgacctccaaaagccatctagatggtctcataaggctgtagctaagcaaagagaccttcaaagaccatctaaatgatctcataagaccataggtaagcaaagagacctccaaagaccaagtaggtctaaagtttaggacaggggccagttaAATGGCCTtgaagggctgcatccagcccacgggccttagtttgggaacccctggtatAGATCCCCTTCtattatattaacattatatattatatattatattattgtaatataatatattatattatatattaatattaattcctTCTTACCTGGGAGACGGTCTCGGAGGAAAGATCtgcggaaagagagagaaaatacatttgaacgatgaagaccttgcaaaactaaaacTCCCGTAGCTTTTCTCCCATGCCATGTCGTTCACCTTTTTTCTTCTGCTGCTGAAGAGCGTTCTGGACCAAGCGCTGcagatttttgttcttgttctgCGCAGAATAGTGGAGGGCGTCAAGTCCCGTTTTGTCTGCGATGGAGACATCGGCCCCGTTTTGCAGGAGGAGCTCCGCCACTTCCAAGTGGCCTTGTTGACAAGCCAGGATCAGGGCTGTACTTGGTGAAAGAATGACAGAAGgaagtgatgctgcagctaaCAAGCCCAGTGCGATGctaggctgcatccataagaGCATATGGTCTTTGAATGGAGAGAAATCATActtatgccaataataataataataataataatcccccccgcaggtgccaccttgacgtggtgggggggcttagccattccgaggatgctgagggctgtgctggcggtagtgtaactaccggcaggtccaaccaagccagagaggcctcagcggaggaatgcaaccaagtgcacctaacccattagcatatggagaatcaaaccaaaacgaagtctatactggctcggtcgtcgcccaggataaaaaggaccgcggtggatgctgctgattctggacatccatcgacaagtgggctacggaatcatcaaaacccaaatgaacagtcacagaagcggcagaaatatacaatgccagaaaaccgcacagtcatgaaatgctattacaactctgaacctgaaaagcgcggctaccaaaaaaggatgcatcagctatggaaacaagagtaccctgactcacagataacagaaccccgactggctgaccaacgaagattcataatcagaaacaaagtgttcagtgaagttgaactcgaagaaatccagaaaatctgcaaagcaaattaccatcagaccacagcacagacagcagcagagactccagcaacacttggaatggtggaacagattgaaccagaagaaagtgtggagcttttgcaagaatttgatgaaccagcacttgaaacacctgttgaaccaccaggaaccttgacagcaagacaacaagagctcaagaataagatcatggctcatgctgcagcaaatgcaataagacagcggctcccaactctaaaaacagtgcccaagagacacctggcgcctctcatgaaagatgtgaatgcagcactctccactgtccaaataacatcaattgaacaaacaaaccagtatgcctacagtgcagcagtgataataacagaagagcttgggctcctacaaccaaggcagccccaaagaaaatcgactggaaaaccaaagtggaaggtcaggctagagttgaaaatcaagaaacttagatcagatgcaagtaacctgaaaaatatgaaagagaggaaactgaagaatgacaaaatcaagcaatacctgatccgaaagtactggctgaacactagaaaaattgaagaagctttggaaattgtgaaagaacaaattacagcaacagccagaaaaattgaaagatatgaagccagaatcatccagtacagacaaaatcaactgtttcaatcagaccaaagacggttctaccagagtctgaaccaaacaacagacacagtaaccataaagccagagaaaactgcaacaacaaagttctggaaagagctttgggaaaataataagaactacaacaaaaacgctgggtggataaaggagtttgaaggaaaattctcacagaacaaaatggaacagatggaaataacaactgaaatgatcagcaaacgagtgcaaaaagtcaagaactggacatcgcctggtagtgatcaacttcatggattttggctcaaacatctgattagtttacatggaaaaatggcccaacaattcaatgagatgctgcagaaaggaagtatcagtgaatggctaacaactggaagaacttacctgatacaaaaggatccagcaaaaggagcagcaccaggaaactacaggccaataacgtgtctgcccactatgtttaaactactgactggcatcatagctgacagaattcaagactatcttgaagaaaaaaacatcttgccagatgaacagaaaggcaacaaacggaaaagcaggggcacaaaagaccagttattgattgacaaaatgattctggagaactgtaaaagccgaaaagctaatcttcacatgacgtggattgactacaaaaaggcctttgactcactcccacacagctggatcatcaagtgcctggacgccatcgggatttgtaaaacagttggcaccttcattgaaaacatgatggagcactggaaaactgaactgtttgttggaaatgaaagctatggacttgtcaacatcaggagaggaattttccagggagactcattgtcccctctgcttttcattattgccatgatccctctgtcaacaatcttacaaataacaaatctcggctaccaaacatctaagaattctcacaaaatttcgcatctgatgtacatggatgacctgaagctgtatggaaaaacgaaaactgaaatccagtctctgactaacactgtccgaatttttagcactgatatcaacatggagtttggtttggacaaatgttcgacagtggcattgaagaaggggaaaatcattgaaagtgagggcataaatatgcctaatggccaaacaataaagtgtcaccagccagaggcctataaatatctgggcatattacagctggacaacatcaagcatgaacatgtgaagactgtggtcagtaaagaatacgcacaaagggtcagaaaaattctcaaaagcaagctcaatggaggcaacaccatcaaggccataaacacctgggccatgcctgtcataagatatactgctggcattataaactggacacagatggaactggacaatttggacagaaaaacaagaaaactcatgaccattcatcactcactgcaccctcgcagtgatgttgaccggctatatctgcctagaagatcagggggcagaggactcttacaagtcaaacaagcagtcaaagaagaagaacatgccctggcagaatatgtcaagcaaagtgaagaacctgctttgattgaagtcaaaaatcagaaactcctcaaagcacagcagacaaaaaaccagtacaagaaagccacactacaaactagagctgacagctggcacaacaaaacattgcatggaaagttccttgacaaaattgaaggaaaagctgacaaggagaagacctggctctggctcacaaatgggacattgaagaaggagacagaaggcctgatccttgcagcccaggagcaagccatcagaacaaatgcaattaaggccaagatcgaaaaatcagctgatgacccaaaatgcagactgtgcaaggaagctgacgaaaccattgatcatctcctcagctgctgtaagaaaattgcacagacagactacaaacagaggcacaactgtgtggcccaaatgatccattggaacttatgcctcaagcaccacctcccagcagcaaagaactggtgggatcacaaaccagcaaaggtcgtggaaaatgaacacgcaaagatactgtgggacttccgaatccagactgacaaagttctggaacacaacacaccagatatcacagttgtggaaaagaacaaggtttggataattgatgtcgccatcccaggtgacagtcgcattgatgaaaaacaacaggaaaaactcagccgctatcaggacctcaagattgaacttcaaagactctggcagaaaccagtgcaggtggtcccggtggtgatgggcacattgggtgccgtgccaaaagatctcagccggcatttggaaacaatagacattgacaaaattacgatctgccaactgcaaaaggccaccctgctgggatctgcacgcatcatccgaaaatacatcacacagtcctagacacttgggaagtgttcgacttgtggttttgtgaaacgaaatccagcatgtctatcttgtttgctgtgtcatacaacatcgttgtgtcaataataataataataataataataataataataataataataagtataagtATACTATATAGGTGCCCCCAGGTCCAACTAATAGTCCTACCGTAATGTAATAGAatatgttgtgaatgagccttctggggtcaatgatactactgatagtagcaggaagagaagaaagactcctcgggagcaagactcatttgaagagttacagagaaagaggcttaaagagatatttgaggaatcaacagatgaggattcatttgagggttttgaaggggatgaggGGTTTGAAATGGATGTTGGGCATGTGGCACAGgctgaagaggatggcatggagtggacacgcgctccagaggattgtgatggggagactgggctcactgatgatggggacgctgaggaaacgtggggtccttcaggatcggACCCAAGGTGGTCacattggaggagtggggatagttccacaggtctgggcgtcggcagggtggtttcagctcagatgaggaatgggaacaacctgtgggaagggcagTGCCCAGATCAAGTTCTGAAGACgaattgtaaataaattgtgggcatttggccattgggcccttgcctgtggcaaggtggttgttgggcgccattgggtttagtgttcctgaagactggcttgagactgtgcaaccgatgtaagtttatTCTGGGTTACTTGTACGATGGGGGTTGGAACTGTGTAGGTTTtctttagactgcattgtgattactgtctgcattagttcgcctccgtcgttttggctacttgtgtcaacccattgatgaggactttgctgtgacaacctcatcttggaccttggactggacatcgttttggcattattcttcgctccctattctggcttggcttcgttctcaatCCTGTAACTATTCTCTGTTACCGACCACTGGCtttgttcctgaccctgaagtaacgctctgcTCCCAATTCCtgcttgactcctggttctgcagttacgctctGTCACGGGTccttggcttggcttctgaccctgcagtaactctttgctcTTTGTTACTTGTTTTTGGCACCAGGTTGTTTGTGATGCTTCCGGTGGCAAAGTTCAGCCCAGTTTGGGACGCTGTTTGTTTTGAATCTTTGAACTCTGTTTTGTACCTAGTTggaattctgtttattttggttccTTGGGAACTCGGGCccgtagtttgttttgccttctccattttgtcctgcaattttgagctgaatctaagcagttttgttttaatccggattatatttctggataatctggattattttccagtttgattttttttggagttttttcagtttaaatgtttttttcacactgaagtttaagtgtcgcaagctcctgtgtttgttttaagagcttttttgagttgtttatacaataaattgtattttcatccattggctggcatctgatcttgacagaataataataataatgtaaaataatattaatatggtaataataataataataataataataataataataataataataatgtgattttacattattattattattattattattattattattattattattatgtccttaataataataataataataataataataataataataataataataggtagactagatggcctctggggtgtcCCCACGTCTAaccataatgtaatataataataataataataataatgtcatatcattgacaaaattacgatctgccaactgcaaaatgccaccctactgggatctgcgcgcatcatccgaaaatacatcacacagtcctagacacctaggaagtgttcaacttgtggttttgtgatacgaaatccagcatatctatcttgtttgctgtgtcagactatgtcgttgtgtcaataataataatgtcatataataatacaaataataatgtaatgcaatataataatttaaaataatattaatacagtaataataatgtaaaattatattattttaccttattattattattattattattattattattattattattattatgtccttaataataataataataataataataataataataataataataaataggtagactagatggcctctggggtgccAGGTCTGTTctgagttttagtccaaactttacaaTCCAATTGATTTTCAAAAGTTCGGACTTAATTCAGGAACGGATAGAGGATTTTGAGCTATTATTTAtgtcattattaataataattaatatggcTCTATTCGGTGGCATGCCAGGTCTGTTCTGAGTTTTAGTCCGAACTtaattaaataatataaatacaaataaattgtaGTAGAGCCTGcgagtaatgttgcaagcagtagttttgagtaccagaagggggaaaagggttacttgcgagcaggagtcagatgaagaacaacaaaggaaaagGCTCTAGGATATACTTATGTCACCTTCTGATGAAAACACATGCAAAGGtttttctagtgatgaggagtcaataAGTGAGGAGGGACGTGTGGTGGATGAGAATAGAGGTACTAAGAGGATTACTCGGGGGCAGGAATCAGATTAAGaataggaaaggaagaagattcaggatatacttactgctcccacagatgatgaatcatttatgggtttctctgggaatgctGGGTCTGGCAGTAACGAGGATGGGGAGGAtacaatggattggactaagatacaaGAGGTAAGAGAtgtatgtgcagagccaacctctagtgatatgtttgtgggattttcgggacatgaggattggcaaacgggagaGACATCcgagtcattatttatttatttatttattagacttgtataccgctccTCCTAatttggcttggagcggtttacagaaatagattaaaacaatacaattagctttaaaataacaataagaacagacatagccccaagtttttcacccatcgaaagcttgttggAAGAGAAAGGCTTTGCAGGCTTTCCggaaggcaagtaggtctcggatagttcgagtttcaactggcaaggcattccataattaaGGGGCTACAATCgcgaaggctctctgcctagtagaagacaaatgataagtccgtatgttagggacttcaagcaaatttcggtcttcggaccgaagtaatctctggggttggtagggcaTAAGCCGGCCCTCAGGTatgccggccccaaaccatgtaaggccttaaaggttagtaccagtaccTTGAAAGTAATcgggtactcaatcggtagccagtgcagctgttgtagaattggggtgatacaccACCTCGCTGGCACCCaggcgagaagacgagccaccACATTTTTCACTAGCTTCAGTTTCCAGATCACTggcaaaggaaggccaatgtagagggcgttacagagcctcaagatgaccgtcgcctggatcaccgtagccaggtcgttcctagatagctagggagccagtcgcctagcctgacgtagatggaaaaacacagatctgctcacagcagagacctgggcctccattttgagcagagggtccaataagacaacaagactttttacagaagatgacggacgtagtgtctcgccatccagggtaagcagctggatctccctcccacccggacggcccagccagaGGATCTCTGTCTTCattggattcaccctcaaactgCTGGCcagcctcaaggcactgatggaaactatcgggtacggagtccggccaGCCCTCCATCCCCAGAATGAGCTGaatgtcatcagcgtactggtggcactcaagCCCAAAGTTCCgaaccagtcgggcaagcggtcacATATAGATGTTTAATAATAGAGGAGaaagaatagctccctgtgggaccccacaagttagcagAGACCActcggaaaccatccctcccctcaccacccactgtccccgattctggaggaaggagaatacccatttaaggggtatccccctaacccccatcatggctaggcggtggatcgatagattgtgatcgaccgtatcaaatgctgctgtgagatccaataacacgagcagcactGATCCaccttgatccctttggcagtgaagctgatctgtgatggcaactagcacagtctccatcccgtgccccctacggaagccggactggaagggatcaaatCCAGCTGTGTCAttaaggaactgctgcaactgttccgctgctgccctctcaaccatcTTGCCCAGAAACTGAAGgttcgagactgggcggtagctagagggaaccgaacgatctaagtctggtttcttcagcagcagaGATACCattgcctcttttaaaccctctggaaaaactccttgctcaagggagctatttattatattcaacagaggttcatgtaatccctccaggcaagattttactagccaggagggacacagatcaagggagcaggtggtcggcctagttgcagtcatAATCCTATCGACAGCCTCCGCATCCAGCGGGGCAAACCGGTCAAGGATGGGCCCAGTGAGTGGCCACAGGGTCTCAAGttcaattactgtatttccgagtcatggggaaacctaagtcttgacatgagatggaggaactgaagagatggaaacaggggttcatgTGTTAAGACGAAGACAGCTGCAAGAGATGATAATGGG from the Anolis carolinensis isolate JA03-04 chromosome 5, rAnoCar3.1.pri, whole genome shotgun sequence genome contains:
- the LOC100558028 gene encoding ankyrin repeat domain-containing protein 35 isoform X2, whose product is MRSASRRSTALHLATIACQPQCVKVLLQHGANKVCVDGNNRMHLHWAAFSGCASSILLLCDQEAFLDVMDNNGQTPLMIAAQGNQASICSHLLQRGAKANLIEKEGNTALILACQQGHLEVAELLLQNGADVSIADKTGLDALHYSAQNKNKNLQRLVQNALQQQKKKDLSSETVSQIPLESGKQTEVSSLSLNLNGQNNNRDNEKDDSKEEDPELKGWKSRYQEIKLKVIHLELVLAQKERECEALSERSKTMKERVWDQVQEINELLQDRDGKSRRWNELSQQYSLDNMDEDYYLNFLAEQVKELKRRKERTEKEKAEEKGSSQEQMSQLREIQWPGVETVSKLDNVAKKQVLAEELATLPDKFEEARGEAKHRAEALESVAQIKEMAERKEEVELLSGKSTRTENTTRMENIESLGKKVEEGIKEMAEMVEKVKELSKVEQEKEAKLKKLFSEILNLQSERTCPWLHYKDIQKNHKEIVAIYQTHLLNAAQGFIDEEVYELQQRIPRTNDD
- the LOC100558028 gene encoding ankyrin repeat domain-containing protein 35 isoform X1, which encodes MFTQDHQSGQRSWRFKLSFRPSCFKSPDNVPFESWNKQDQKLLDAVEKGDVGRVSALMAKKAAKPTKLNALGQSAFHLAASKGLIECLTILLMNGAQINDTNNDGSTALHLATIACQPQCVKVLLQHGANKVCVDGNNRMHLHWAAFSGCASSILLLCDQEAFLDVMDNNGQTPLMIAAQGNQASICSHLLQRGAKANLIEKEGNTALILACQQGHLEVAELLLQNGADVSIADKTGLDALHYSAQNKNKNLQRLVQNALQQQKKKDLSSETVSQIPLESGKQTEVSSLSLNLNGQNNNRDNEKDDSKEEDPELKGWKSRYQEIKLKVIHLELVLAQKERECEALSERSKTMKERVWDQVQEINELLQDRDGKSRRWNELSQQYSLDNMDEDYYLNFLAEQVKELKRRKERTEKEKAEEKGSSQEQMSQLREIQWPGVETVSKLDNVAKKQVLAEELATLPDKFEEARGEAKHRAEALESVAQIKEMAERKEEVELLSGKSTRTENTTRMENIESLGKKVEEGIKEMAEMVEKVKELSKVEQEKEAKLKKLFSEILNLQSERTCPWLHYKDIQKNHKEIVAIYQTHLLNAAQGFIDEEVYELQQRIPRTNDD